The Platichthys flesus chromosome 8, fPlaFle2.1, whole genome shotgun sequence genome has a window encoding:
- the LOC133959282 gene encoding polycomb group RING finger protein 3 — MAVLGNPDMLTRKIKLCHINAHITCRLCEGYLIDATTVTECLHTFCRSCLVKYLEENNTCPTCRIVIHQSHPLQYIGHDRTMQDIVYKLVPGLQEAEIKKQRDFYQKLGMEVPGDIKGELCNMKTLLDQRNGDAKSEDTAHKEAGEEKPEEDNDYHRSDEQVSICLECNSSKLRGLKRKWIRCSAQATVLHLKKFIAKKLNLTSFNELDILCNEEILGKDHTLKFVVVTRWRFKKSPLLLHYRPKMDLL, encoded by the exons aACCCCGACATGCTGACGAGGAAGATAAAGCTGTGTCACATCAACGCCCACATCACATGTCGTCTGTGTGAGGGCTACCTGATCGACGCCACCACCGTCACCGAGTGCTTACACACCT ttTGTAGAAGTTGTCTAGTGAAATatctggaagaaaacaacacgTGCCCCACGTGTAGGATTGTTATTCATCAGAGCCATCCACTGCAGTACATCGG CCATGACAGAACAATGCAAGACATTGTCTACAAGTTGGTACCGGGACTTCAAGAGg CGGAGATAAAGAAGCAGAGAGATTTCTATCAGAAGTTGGGGATGGAGGTGCCCGGAGACATTAAAGGGGAACTTTGCAACATGAAGACTCTTCTAGATCAGCGCAATG GCGATGCAAAATCAGAGGACACCGCCCACAaggaggctggagaggagaAACCAGAGGAGGACAACGACTACCACCGCAGTGACGAACAG GTCAGCATCTGCTTGGAGTGCAACAGCAGCAAGCTACGAGGTCTGAAGCGCAAGTGGATCCGCTGCTCGGCTCAAGCCACGGTCCTGCACCTCAAGAAGTTCATCGCCAAGAAGCTGAACCTGACATCGTTTAATGAG cTGGACATTTTATGCAATGAGGAAATCCTGGGGAAGGACCACACTTTGAAATTTGTCGTCGTGACAAGATGGAGATTTAAG AAATCCCCCCTCCTGCTCCACTACAGACCCAAGATGGATCTGCTGTAG